The Ovis aries strain OAR_USU_Benz2616 breed Rambouillet chromosome 11, ARS-UI_Ramb_v3.0, whole genome shotgun sequence genome window below encodes:
- the YPEL2 gene encoding protein yippee-like 2 isoform X3, translated as MCCAEGIGAGARPSPGSPRPGPEGCGAAAAAAVALRARPGPGIRPGGPSLLRIPAEPTAARAGRGCWLPVFPSIRVFSNESALRIRWPKDWSFSFSISSPNEFDLLAVQGTLKSLLQYHTLKAVLQRSAFFMVQLSASIRDSWKNHT; from the exons ATGTGCTGCGCCGAGGGGATAGGCGCGGGAGCGCGTCCGTCACCCGGCagcccccggcccggcccggaGGGAtgcggcgcggcggcggcggcggctgtgGCTTTAAGAGCGCGCCCGGGGCCCGGGATCCGGCCGGGCGGTCCTTCGCTGCTGCGCATCCCCGCGGAGCCGACCGCGGCGCGGGCCGGACGGGGCTGCTGGCTGCCGG tctttcccagcatcagggtcttttccaatgagtcagctcttcgcatcaggtggccaaaggattggagcttcagcttcagcatcagttctcccaatgaatttgatctccttgctgtccaagggactctcaagagtcttctgcagtaccacactttgaaagcagttcttcagcgctcagccttcttcatggtccagctctcagcatccatacgtgactcctggaaaaaccatacatag